The genomic DNA CGATTAAATAATTCGCGGCCTTCCTCTTTAAAAAAAGTATTTGGGTTCATCTTTTCTACATCAATGTATCCTGCACGCCGCATGAACCAGCCTATAAGCCATAACTTAAAAGGCCACGAGCGGACAAAAACCACGGTATTTCCGGGAGTAAAGAAGGCGCTTAAAAATATGTCAGCCGTTGAACGATGATTTACTATGACCACACATGGCAGGTTACTGGTAATATTTTCTTTTCCCTCACACTTAATCCTGATCAGGGGCCATGATATCCTTACAAGGAGGCTGCCGAAAAGCCGGTTCGAACATCTCATGGCGTTATCCAGACGTCTGTCTTGAAACACCATTAGCGTAAGAATTACGAGTGGGAAAATAAATAAATAATAAAAACCAGTAGCCAGAACTATATATGAAAGGTAGACAACATT from Nitrospirota bacterium includes the following:
- a CDS encoding 1-acyl-sn-glycerol-3-phosphate acyltransferase, encoding MRCSNRLFGSLLVRISWPLIRIKCEGKENITSNLPCVVIVNHRSTADIFLSAFFTPGNTVVFVRSWPFKLWLIGWFMRRAGYIDVEKMNPNTFFKEEGRELFNRGVSFLFFPEGHRSRDGRLQPFRSGAFMTAVEFNLPVVPVCMTGTEKFLPMNDHLIRPAGINIDILPAVHPSSFPEEKRALKLKKHVESLVREHLHEP